A window of Clavibacter michiganensis contains these coding sequences:
- a CDS encoding alpha/beta hydrolase, with the protein MTRRRVRATAVRRPGALGAVLLAAAVALSGCGLIPVPEPRSSTSSPTTEEVAPDLARYYEQALTWSPCEDGAQCATATAPLDWSAPDPATDIQLALVRHTARGADGPRGSLFVNPGGPGASGVDFVKASVDYAVSRDLQDAYDIVGWDPRGVGASTAVDCVDDTQLDSFLYGETEAPPGTPAHDEELVQASKSFAESCAARSGPLLQFIDTQSTVHDLDMLRALVGDRQLNYLGYSYGTSIGAQYAQDFPGHVGRMVLDGATDPSASSFDVVLAQTTGFRTSFESYMPACLAGQGCPFRGSVDEGEQMVATLLDRLEQSPLRARDGRELDRQVMRSAIDSALYSEQQWPALTTAFTEALRGESTTAFALADSYFGRKPDGTYSGNFYEAFLAIQCIDYPVERDPAVLATEAAELRAAAGELADDDTSRDGEPDPLCGNWPYPARDTPAPVSAEGAAPIVVVGTTGDPATPYTWAEALAGQLSSGVLLTYEGEGHIAYDERDPCIVSAVDGYLLGGDPPAVGTTCG; encoded by the coding sequence ATGACGCGCCGGAGGGTGCGCGCCACCGCCGTCCGCCGCCCTGGAGCGCTGGGCGCGGTCCTCCTCGCCGCGGCCGTCGCCCTGAGCGGCTGCGGCCTCATCCCCGTGCCCGAGCCGCGCAGCTCGACCTCGAGCCCCACGACGGAGGAGGTCGCGCCCGACCTGGCCCGCTACTACGAGCAGGCCCTCACGTGGTCCCCGTGCGAGGACGGCGCCCAGTGCGCGACCGCGACGGCTCCGCTCGACTGGTCGGCCCCGGATCCGGCCACCGACATCCAGCTCGCCCTCGTGCGGCACACCGCCCGCGGTGCCGACGGCCCGCGCGGCTCGCTATTCGTCAACCCGGGTGGCCCGGGTGCGTCCGGCGTCGACTTCGTGAAGGCCAGCGTCGACTACGCGGTCTCGCGCGATCTGCAGGACGCGTACGACATCGTCGGCTGGGACCCCCGCGGCGTCGGGGCGTCCACCGCCGTCGACTGCGTCGACGACACCCAGCTCGACTCCTTCCTCTACGGCGAGACCGAGGCGCCGCCCGGCACCCCCGCGCACGACGAGGAGCTGGTGCAGGCGTCGAAGTCGTTCGCGGAGTCCTGCGCCGCCCGGTCCGGCCCGCTGCTGCAGTTCATCGACACCCAGAGCACCGTGCACGACCTGGACATGCTCCGGGCCCTGGTGGGCGACCGGCAGCTGAACTACCTCGGCTACTCGTACGGCACGAGCATCGGCGCGCAGTACGCGCAGGACTTCCCCGGGCACGTCGGCCGGATGGTGCTCGACGGCGCGACGGACCCCTCCGCGAGCTCGTTCGACGTGGTGCTCGCGCAGACGACGGGATTCCGCACCTCGTTCGAGTCGTACATGCCCGCGTGCCTGGCGGGGCAGGGGTGCCCGTTCCGCGGATCCGTCGACGAGGGCGAGCAGATGGTCGCGACCCTGCTCGACCGGCTCGAGCAGAGCCCGCTGCGCGCTCGCGACGGGCGGGAGCTCGACAGGCAGGTCATGCGCAGCGCCATCGACTCCGCGCTCTACAGCGAGCAGCAGTGGCCGGCGCTCACGACCGCGTTCACCGAGGCGCTCCGCGGCGAGTCCACCACCGCCTTCGCGCTCGCCGACTCCTACTTCGGCCGGAAGCCGGACGGCACCTACTCCGGCAACTTCTACGAGGCCTTCCTCGCGATCCAGTGCATCGACTACCCGGTGGAGCGGGATCCCGCGGTGCTCGCGACGGAGGCGGCGGAGCTCCGCGCCGCCGCCGGCGAGCTGGCGGATGACGACACCTCCCGCGACGGGGAGCCCGACCCGCTGTGCGGCAACTGGCCCTATCCCGCCCGGGACACCCCGGCGCCCGTGTCGGCGGAGGGCGCGGCGCCCATCGTCGTCGTCGGCACCACGGGCGATCCCGCGACGCCGTACACGTGGGCAGAGGCGCTCGCGGGCCAGCTCTCGTCCGGCGTGCTCCTCACCTACGAGGGGGAGGGGCACATCGCCTACGACGAACGGGATCCGTGCATCGTGTCCGCGGTGGACGGCTACCTGCTCGGCGGGGATCCGCCCGCTGTAGGCACGACCTGCGGCTGA
- the dacB gene encoding D-alanyl-D-alanine carboxypeptidase/D-alanyl-D-alanine-endopeptidase — MRSPADGPDRARADRTDRDAPTSRARTRDRRRTRSLTAAVAVVALLAAGAVGAGALTGRAGSASASVATTAEPTPTPSPTPTQAPPRPAPADQAARDLRMCSISSLAQDPRLATFEGQVRDAATGRVLFDRNGSTPERTASVMKVITSAAALAALGPDRRIATTVVRGSEPGTVVLVGGGDPTLSRLTSGSSVYPGAPRLSDLAQQVRAAWAADPATAGTPITRIVLDTSLFSGDPWIPSWAASERKAGYSSFMTPLQLDADRADPVAVVSARSEDPLARVGSTFRSMLGGSADVTQGTAPAGAAVLGEVESQPVSSLIQTALINSDNVLAESLARLVSIQVGAGNTQQSLATGIPKALQAYGLDTSTLTIVDGQGLSPENRVPPSLLAQLMIQVDQRQQALGYLHDGLPVAGRTGTLAGRFTGDSAVARGHIVAKTGWIDTGYTLAGIVDAADGTKLTFAFYAIGNVTGDAKIALDALAAGTYRCGADLGDE; from the coding sequence ATGCGATCCCCTGCCGACGGCCCCGACCGCGCGCGCGCCGACCGCACCGACCGGGACGCGCCCACGTCCCGAGCCCGCACGCGCGACCGCCGTCGCACCCGCTCCCTGACGGCCGCGGTCGCGGTGGTCGCCCTGCTCGCCGCCGGCGCCGTGGGCGCAGGCGCTCTGACCGGTCGCGCGGGCAGCGCCTCCGCGAGCGTCGCCACCACCGCCGAGCCGACGCCCACGCCGAGCCCCACCCCCACCCAGGCGCCGCCGCGTCCCGCGCCCGCCGACCAGGCCGCGCGCGACCTCCGCATGTGCTCCATCTCGTCCCTCGCGCAGGATCCGCGCCTCGCCACGTTCGAGGGCCAGGTCCGCGACGCCGCGACCGGCCGCGTGCTGTTCGACCGGAACGGCAGCACCCCCGAGCGCACGGCGAGCGTCATGAAGGTCATCACCTCCGCCGCGGCCCTCGCGGCGCTCGGCCCCGACCGGCGCATCGCCACCACGGTGGTCCGCGGGTCCGAGCCCGGCACCGTCGTGCTCGTGGGCGGCGGGGACCCGACGCTGTCGCGTCTCACCTCCGGCAGCTCCGTCTACCCGGGGGCGCCGCGCCTCAGCGACCTCGCGCAGCAGGTGCGCGCGGCGTGGGCCGCGGATCCCGCGACGGCAGGCACGCCCATCACCCGCATCGTGCTCGACACCTCGCTCTTCTCCGGCGACCCATGGATCCCGTCGTGGGCCGCCTCCGAGCGGAAGGCGGGGTACTCCAGCTTCATGACGCCGCTGCAGCTCGACGCCGACCGCGCGGATCCCGTCGCCGTGGTCTCCGCCCGCAGCGAGGATCCGCTGGCGCGCGTCGGCAGCACGTTCCGCTCCATGCTGGGCGGATCCGCCGACGTCACGCAGGGCACGGCACCGGCCGGCGCCGCCGTGCTCGGCGAGGTCGAGTCGCAGCCGGTCTCCTCGCTCATCCAGACCGCGCTCATCAACTCCGACAACGTGCTCGCGGAGTCGCTCGCGCGGCTCGTGAGCATCCAGGTCGGCGCGGGCAACACGCAGCAGTCGCTGGCGACGGGGATCCCGAAGGCGCTTCAGGCGTACGGGCTCGACACCTCCACGCTCACGATCGTCGACGGCCAGGGCCTCAGCCCCGAGAACCGCGTCCCGCCGTCGCTTCTCGCGCAGCTGATGATCCAGGTGGACCAGCGCCAGCAGGCCCTCGGCTACCTGCACGACGGGCTCCCTGTCGCGGGCCGTACCGGCACCCTGGCGGGCCGCTTCACCGGCGACAGCGCCGTGGCCCGGGGACACATCGTGGCCAAGACCGGCTGGATCGACACCGGATACACGCTCGCCGGCATCGTCGACGCGGCCGACGGCACGAAGCTGACCTTCGCCTTCTACGCCATCGGGAACGTGACGGGCGACGCGAAGATCGCCTTGGACGCGCTGGCCGCGGGCACGTACCGCTGCGGGGCGGACCTGGGGGACGAGTGA
- a CDS encoding isochorismatase family protein, with product MSRALFIIDVQNDFTEGGALGVDGGGDVARGITRLLAAEPYRYDHVLASRDWHEATGDNGGHFAAAGVVPDFSTTWPSHCVQGTHGAEYHPDLDVTAVDFHLRKGQGAPAYSIFEGTTEDGVPLADLLALHDITDIDVVGLATDYCVLASALDAVHQGKRVRILADLVAGVAPATSAAALDRLRDAGAEIVAGTAD from the coding sequence ATGAGCCGTGCTCTGTTCATCATCGACGTGCAGAACGACTTCACGGAGGGCGGCGCGCTCGGCGTCGACGGCGGCGGCGACGTCGCACGGGGTATCACCCGGCTCCTCGCCGCGGAGCCGTACCGGTACGACCACGTCCTCGCGTCGCGCGACTGGCACGAGGCGACGGGCGACAACGGCGGGCACTTCGCCGCGGCCGGCGTCGTCCCCGACTTCTCGACCACGTGGCCCTCGCACTGCGTGCAGGGCACCCACGGCGCCGAGTACCACCCCGACCTCGACGTCACCGCCGTCGACTTCCACCTCCGCAAGGGCCAGGGCGCGCCCGCCTACTCGATCTTCGAGGGCACGACGGAGGACGGCGTGCCGCTGGCGGACCTGCTGGCGCTGCACGACATCACGGACATCGACGTCGTCGGCCTCGCGACCGACTACTGCGTGCTCGCCTCGGCGCTCGACGCGGTGCACCAGGGCAAGCGGGTGCGGATCCTCGCCGACCTCGTCGCGGGCGTGGCGCCGGCCACCAGCGCGGCCGCCCTCGACCGCCTCCGCGACGCCGGGGCCGAGATCGTCGCGGGCACGGCCGACTAG
- a CDS encoding NAD-dependent succinate-semialdehyde dehydrogenase, whose product MTASTETDLLSGTPTTLLIGGERVEAEGGATFEVRDPATDAVLARVADASPADGARALDAAVDAQAAWAATVPRARGEILRRAFDLLQERKDEFALLMTLEMGKPLAESLGEVTYGGEFLRWFSEEAVRITGRYGTNPEGTGRMIVSQHPVGPVLLITPWNFPLAMATRKIAPALAAGCTVVIKPADLTPLTTLRFAELLAEAGLPAGVLNVIPTTRAADVTGPLISDPRLRKLSFTGSTPVGRQLGAQAAQNVLRVSLELGGNAPFVVFADADIDKAVEGAMAAKFRNVGQACTAANRFIVEASIADAFADRLQERIDAMRIGRGTEEGVTVGPLIDGRAVDKADRLVRDAVERGATVRAGGEPRDGAGHFYPPTLITGVAEGSDILREEIFGPVVAIVPFDDEDDAVRLANDTEFGLVSYVFTRDLARGQRMIERLETGMTGLNMGVISNAAAPFGGVKQSGLGREGGLEGIHEYLNTKYTLTPHPFAS is encoded by the coding sequence ATGACCGCATCCACCGAGACCGACCTCCTGTCGGGCACGCCCACCACCCTGCTCATCGGGGGCGAGCGGGTCGAGGCCGAGGGCGGCGCGACGTTCGAGGTCCGGGATCCCGCGACCGACGCCGTCCTCGCGCGGGTGGCCGACGCGAGCCCCGCGGACGGCGCGCGTGCCCTCGACGCGGCGGTGGACGCGCAGGCGGCGTGGGCGGCGACCGTGCCGCGCGCCCGGGGCGAGATCCTCCGCCGCGCGTTCGACCTCCTCCAGGAGCGCAAGGACGAGTTCGCGCTCCTCATGACGCTCGAGATGGGCAAGCCGCTGGCCGAGTCTCTCGGCGAGGTGACCTACGGCGGCGAGTTCCTCCGTTGGTTCTCCGAGGAGGCCGTGCGCATCACGGGCCGCTACGGCACCAACCCCGAGGGCACCGGCCGCATGATCGTGTCGCAGCACCCGGTCGGACCGGTGCTCCTCATCACGCCCTGGAACTTCCCGCTCGCGATGGCGACCCGCAAGATCGCGCCGGCGCTCGCGGCGGGCTGCACCGTCGTGATCAAGCCGGCCGACCTCACGCCGCTCACCACGCTCCGATTCGCCGAGCTGCTGGCGGAGGCGGGGCTGCCCGCGGGCGTCCTCAACGTGATCCCCACCACCCGGGCCGCCGACGTCACCGGCCCGCTCATCTCCGACCCGCGGCTGCGTAAGCTGAGCTTCACCGGATCCACGCCCGTCGGACGCCAGCTCGGCGCGCAGGCGGCGCAGAACGTGCTGCGCGTCTCGCTCGAGCTAGGCGGCAACGCGCCGTTCGTGGTCTTCGCCGACGCCGACATCGACAAGGCCGTGGAGGGCGCCATGGCGGCGAAGTTCCGCAACGTCGGGCAGGCGTGCACGGCGGCGAACCGCTTCATCGTCGAGGCGTCGATCGCGGACGCGTTCGCCGACCGGCTGCAGGAGCGCATCGACGCCATGCGGATCGGCCGCGGCACCGAGGAGGGCGTCACGGTCGGCCCGCTCATCGACGGCCGCGCGGTCGACAAGGCCGACCGCCTGGTGCGCGACGCCGTCGAGCGCGGCGCTACCGTGCGCGCGGGCGGCGAGCCGCGGGACGGCGCCGGCCACTTCTACCCGCCGACCCTCATCACGGGCGTCGCCGAGGGCAGCGACATCCTGCGCGAGGAGATCTTCGGGCCGGTGGTCGCGATCGTGCCCTTCGACGACGAGGACGACGCGGTGCGCCTCGCCAACGACACCGAGTTCGGCCTCGTGTCCTACGTCTTCACGCGCGACCTCGCGCGCGGCCAGCGTATGATCGAGCGGCTCGAGACGGGCATGACGGGCCTCAACATGGGCGTCATCTCCAATGCGGCCGCGCCGTTCGGCGGCGTGAAGCAGTCGGGGCTCGGCCGCGAGGGCGGGCTCGAGGGGATCCACGAGTACCTGAACACGAAGTACACGCTCACGCCCCACCCCTTCGCGTCGTAG
- a CDS encoding TrmH family RNA methyltransferase: MAHVVPIEDLADPRLADYSHRTDVALRKAAGAGHGIYLAESALVLERALRAGHAPRSVLALGGTVDEALALVGDRDVPVFTGPGELLAELTGYVLHRGVVASLDRPALPTVASLLADARRVVVLEDVVDPTNVGAIFRSVGAIGADAVLVTPRCTDPFYRRAIRVSMGTVLQVPWTRTGEWPETRAALADAGFHVAALALTPDAVSIRDFRAEEHARLAIVLGSEGPGLSAEAISSADTVVRIPMAHGIDSLNVAAASAVALYALT; the protein is encoded by the coding sequence GTGGCGCACGTCGTCCCGATCGAGGACCTCGCGGATCCGCGGCTCGCCGACTACAGCCACCGCACCGACGTCGCGCTCCGCAAGGCCGCGGGCGCGGGCCACGGGATCTACCTGGCGGAATCCGCGCTGGTGCTCGAGCGGGCGCTCCGGGCCGGGCACGCGCCGCGGTCCGTGCTCGCGCTCGGCGGCACGGTCGACGAGGCGCTCGCGCTGGTGGGCGACCGGGACGTGCCGGTCTTCACCGGGCCGGGCGAGCTGCTCGCGGAGCTCACCGGCTACGTGCTGCACCGCGGCGTCGTCGCGTCGCTGGACCGGCCCGCGTTGCCCACGGTCGCGTCGCTGCTCGCGGACGCGCGGCGGGTGGTCGTGCTCGAGGACGTCGTGGACCCCACGAACGTCGGCGCGATCTTCCGCTCGGTCGGGGCCATCGGGGCAGATGCGGTGCTCGTCACGCCGCGCTGCACGGATCCGTTCTACCGCCGCGCCATCCGCGTCAGCATGGGCACCGTGCTGCAGGTTCCGTGGACGCGCACGGGGGAGTGGCCGGAGACGCGGGCCGCCCTCGCCGACGCCGGCTTCCACGTCGCGGCGCTCGCGCTGACGCCTGACGCCGTCTCGATCCGGGACTTCCGTGCCGAGGAGCACGCGCGGCTCGCCATCGTGCTCGGGTCGGAGGGGCCCGGGCTCTCGGCGGAGGCGATCAGCTCGGCGGACACCGTCGTGCGGATCCCCATGGCCCACGGCATCGACTCGCTCAACGTCGCGGCCGCCAGCGCGGTCGCGCTCTACGCGCTGACCTGA
- a CDS encoding DUF2834 domain-containing protein: protein MTYRWRRPTPLAVVHLVLALAGVVVTWTYNITAITSGRDYLGDWFGSGPSVSSLTADVLIAAIAAVVFILVEGRRLGIRFAWIFVVLIPLVALAFALPLFLGVREMRVRTEGSPG from the coding sequence ATGACCTACCGCTGGCGCCGACCCACCCCGCTCGCCGTCGTGCACCTCGTGCTGGCGCTGGCCGGCGTCGTGGTGACGTGGACCTACAACATCACCGCCATCACGTCCGGGCGCGACTACCTGGGCGACTGGTTCGGCAGCGGCCCGTCGGTGTCCTCGCTCACGGCCGACGTGCTCATCGCCGCCATCGCGGCCGTCGTGTTCATCCTCGTGGAGGGGCGCCGCCTCGGCATCCGGTTCGCGTGGATCTTCGTGGTGCTCATCCCGCTCGTCGCGCTCGCGTTCGCCCTCCCGCTGTTCCTCGGCGTGCGGGAGATGCGGGTGCGCACGGAGGGTTCGCCCGGCTGA
- a CDS encoding DUF2834 domain-containing protein, translated as MSTRPARRRPTRLAVVYLVLAAAGLVLTWSANIRVVTEGRDFLADLSAGGPSVSSLSWDLLIAAVASVVFIVVEGRRLRMRRVWIYVLLAPLVAFAVALPVFLAAREMHLSAPERAEPTPPV; from the coding sequence ATGAGCACGCGTCCCGCACGCCGGCGCCCCACGCGCCTCGCCGTCGTCTACCTGGTGCTCGCGGCAGCCGGCCTCGTGCTCACGTGGTCGGCGAACATCCGCGTGGTCACGGAGGGCCGCGACTTCCTCGCCGACCTGTCCGCCGGCGGTCCGTCGGTCTCGTCGCTCTCGTGGGACCTGCTGATCGCGGCGGTCGCGAGCGTCGTCTTCATCGTCGTCGAGGGGCGACGGCTCCGGATGCGCCGGGTCTGGATCTACGTGCTGCTCGCCCCGCTCGTGGCGTTCGCGGTCGCCCTGCCGGTCTTCCTCGCGGCGCGCGAGATGCACCTGAGCGCGCCGGAGCGGGCGGAGCCGACGCCGCCGGTCTGA
- a CDS encoding ABC transporter ATP-binding protein — protein MSTARPETAAAPRARSRNPFARRDSADDGPRARFSELLPYILEQRGLMAFVVVLSVLGAAASLGQPLLVQRVVGVVQEGGQLGVLVWALVGLVVVSGVLSGYQHYLLQRMGEGVVLSSRRTLVRRILRLPISEFDTRRTGDLVSRVGSDTTLLRAVLTQGLVEAIGGAVTFLGAIIAMLIIDPVLLSLTVLVVAVSVVAVVGLSGRIRVASQRAQRKVGDLAASVERAIGAIRTVRASNATDREIRAIETDAEGAWEMGIKVAKASAVVVPIAGIALQASFLVVVGVGGYRVAAGAITVGDLVAFILFLFLMIMPLGQAFGAVTAVNQALGALGRIQEIVKLPVETDGDADLAGRLRDGLPAADDRTDAPAVELVDVRFAYPVAAEADGAADPTDASSPADAADAAPGADRTGGGVLQGISFRAERGTRIALVGPSGAGKSTILALIERFYDPTSGVVRVGGRDIRTLDREDLRRQIGYVEQDAPVLAGTLRENLTLTAFDATDEDCIQVLHAVNLTEVLARNELGLDAPVGEDGIMLSGGERQRLAIARTLLSAPPILLLDESTSSLDGLNEQLLRKAIDAVAEHRTLIVIAHRLSTVVDSDLIVVVEKGRVVGTGTHAELVVSTPLYRDLAKHQLLV, from the coding sequence ATGAGCACCGCCCGTCCCGAGACCGCCGCCGCACCGCGCGCCCGCTCCCGCAACCCGTTCGCCCGCCGCGACTCCGCCGACGACGGCCCCCGCGCCCGCTTCTCGGAGCTGCTGCCGTACATCCTCGAGCAGCGCGGGCTCATGGCGTTCGTAGTGGTGCTCAGCGTGCTCGGTGCGGCCGCGAGCCTCGGCCAGCCGCTCCTCGTGCAGCGGGTCGTCGGCGTCGTGCAGGAGGGCGGCCAGCTGGGCGTCCTCGTCTGGGCGCTCGTCGGCCTGGTCGTCGTGTCCGGCGTGCTCTCCGGCTACCAGCACTACCTGCTGCAGCGGATGGGCGAGGGCGTCGTGCTCTCGTCGCGCCGCACGCTCGTGCGCCGGATCCTCCGCCTCCCCATCTCCGAGTTCGACACGCGCCGCACGGGCGACCTCGTCTCGCGCGTCGGAAGCGACACCACGCTCCTGCGCGCAGTGCTCACGCAGGGCCTCGTCGAGGCGATCGGCGGCGCGGTCACGTTCCTCGGCGCCATCATCGCGATGCTCATCATCGATCCCGTGCTCCTCAGCCTCACCGTGCTCGTGGTCGCCGTCTCGGTCGTCGCGGTCGTGGGGCTGTCCGGGCGGATCCGCGTCGCCAGCCAGCGCGCGCAGCGCAAGGTCGGCGACCTGGCCGCGAGCGTCGAGCGGGCCATCGGCGCGATCCGCACGGTCCGCGCCAGCAACGCCACCGACCGCGAGATCCGCGCCATCGAGACCGACGCCGAGGGCGCGTGGGAGATGGGCATCAAGGTCGCCAAGGCGTCGGCCGTGGTCGTGCCGATCGCCGGCATCGCGCTGCAGGCGTCGTTCCTCGTGGTGGTGGGTGTGGGCGGCTACCGCGTCGCGGCCGGGGCCATCACGGTCGGCGACCTCGTGGCCTTCATCCTGTTCCTCTTCCTCATGATCATGCCGCTCGGCCAGGCCTTCGGCGCCGTGACCGCGGTCAACCAGGCGCTCGGCGCGCTCGGCCGGATCCAGGAGATCGTGAAGCTGCCCGTCGAGACCGACGGCGACGCCGACCTCGCCGGACGCCTCCGCGACGGCCTGCCCGCGGCGGACGACCGCACGGACGCGCCCGCCGTCGAGCTCGTGGACGTGCGGTTCGCGTACCCGGTGGCGGCGGAAGCTGACGGGGCCGCGGATCCCACGGACGCCTCCTCCCCGGCGGACGCCGCGGACGCCGCACCCGGCGCCGACCGCACGGGCGGCGGCGTCCTCCAGGGCATCAGCTTCCGCGCCGAGCGGGGCACGCGGATCGCGCTGGTCGGCCCGTCCGGCGCCGGCAAGAGCACGATCCTCGCCCTCATCGAGCGCTTCTACGACCCCACCTCCGGGGTCGTGCGCGTCGGCGGCCGCGACATCCGCACGCTCGACCGCGAGGACCTCCGCCGCCAGATCGGCTACGTCGAGCAGGACGCCCCCGTGCTCGCCGGCACGCTCCGCGAGAACCTCACCCTGACCGCCTTCGACGCGACCGACGAGGACTGCATCCAGGTGCTGCACGCCGTGAACCTCACCGAGGTGCTCGCGCGCAACGAGCTCGGCCTCGACGCGCCCGTGGGCGAGGACGGCATCATGCTCTCCGGCGGCGAGCGGCAGCGCCTCGCGATCGCGCGCACGCTGCTCTCCGCCCCGCCGATCCTGCTGCTCGACGAGTCGACCTCCAGCCTGGACGGCCTCAACGAGCAGCTGCTCCGCAAGGCGATCGACGCGGTCGCCGAGCACCGCACCCTCATCGTGATCGCGCACCGCCTGTCGACCGTCGTCGACAGCGACCTCATCGTCGTCGTCGAGAAGGGCCGAGTCGTCGGCACCGGCACGCACGCGGAGCTCGTCGTCTCGACGCCGCTCTACCGCGACCTCGCGAAGCACCAGCTGCTCGTCTAG
- a CDS encoding ABC transporter ATP-binding protein, translating to MPTPVITADRLVKKYGDHVAVDGLSFEVAPGESFGLLGPNGAGKSTTMRMIGAVSSRTGGSLDILGLDPDTHGPEIRSQLGVVPQADNLDLELKARDNLIVYGRYFGLPRKQVAARADELLEFAQLSDRANAKVDDLSGGMKRRLTIARALISDPRILLLDEPTTGLDPQARHILWDRLFRLKEQGTTLVLTTHYMDEAEQLCDRIVVVDEGRIMAEGSPASLIRDHSSREVLEVRFGSDRNESASREIAGYGDRVEVLADRVLVYASDGEAVLSRILEQGLKPITTLVRRSSLEDVFLRLTGRSLVE from the coding sequence GTGCCCACCCCCGTCATCACCGCCGACCGCCTCGTGAAGAAGTACGGCGACCACGTCGCCGTCGACGGCCTCTCCTTCGAGGTCGCGCCCGGCGAGTCCTTCGGGCTCCTCGGCCCGAACGGCGCCGGCAAGTCCACGACCATGCGCATGATCGGCGCGGTCTCCTCGCGCACGGGCGGCTCCCTCGACATCCTCGGGCTCGACCCCGACACGCACGGCCCCGAGATCCGCTCGCAGCTGGGCGTCGTGCCGCAGGCCGACAACCTCGACCTCGAGCTCAAGGCGCGCGACAACCTCATCGTCTACGGCCGCTACTTCGGGCTGCCGCGCAAGCAGGTCGCGGCCCGCGCCGACGAGCTGCTCGAGTTCGCGCAGCTGAGCGACCGCGCGAACGCGAAGGTCGACGACCTGTCCGGCGGCATGAAGCGGCGCCTCACGATCGCGCGCGCCCTCATCAGCGACCCGCGGATCCTGCTGCTCGACGAGCCGACCACCGGCCTCGACCCGCAGGCCCGCCACATCCTCTGGGACCGCCTGTTCCGCCTCAAGGAGCAGGGCACGACGCTCGTGCTCACGACGCACTACATGGACGAGGCCGAGCAGCTGTGCGACCGCATCGTCGTGGTCGACGAGGGCCGCATCATGGCGGAGGGCTCGCCCGCGTCCCTGATCCGCGACCACTCGAGCCGTGAGGTGCTCGAGGTGCGCTTCGGGTCCGACCGCAACGAGTCCGCATCCCGCGAGATCGCCGGCTACGGCGACCGTGTGGAGGTGCTGGCCGACCGCGTGCTCGTCTACGCGTCGGACGGCGAGGCCGTGCTCAGCCGGATCCTCGAGCAGGGCCTGAAGCCCATCACCACGCTCGTGCGGCGCTCCAGCCTCGAGGACGTCTTCCTCCGCCTCACCGGACGGAGCCTGGTCGAGTGA
- a CDS encoding ABC transporter permease, producing the protein MSALDTRQAAVAAGVRPRRFGAWYAAEHRLLGIRAYLGTALATGIASPYVYLYALGVGLATVVDRGTDANQALGVSFLVFVAPALLATSAMTVASEEFSFPIFGGFKWNPVFQAMNASPLTPAQIIDGQVIGVAIRMAPTCIAYFAFMLLFGAVPLGTGFLAIGAAVLTGMAIGVMLMAYVATLTQDSGQIAMVMRFVITPLSLFSGTFFPLTQFPVWLQWIGWISPLWHGTELGRVATYGMQEPLWLTVVHVAYLLLWLAVGWTLSRRVATRRLRA; encoded by the coding sequence GTGAGCGCCCTCGACACCCGGCAGGCCGCGGTCGCCGCCGGCGTACGCCCCCGCCGCTTCGGTGCCTGGTACGCGGCCGAGCACCGGCTGCTCGGGATCCGCGCCTACCTCGGCACGGCGCTCGCGACCGGAATCGCGAGCCCCTACGTCTACCTCTACGCGCTCGGCGTGGGTCTCGCGACGGTGGTCGACCGCGGCACGGACGCGAACCAGGCCCTCGGCGTCAGCTTCCTCGTGTTCGTGGCGCCCGCGCTCCTCGCGACGAGCGCCATGACGGTCGCGAGCGAGGAGTTCAGCTTCCCGATCTTCGGCGGGTTCAAGTGGAACCCCGTCTTCCAGGCGATGAACGCGTCGCCGCTCACGCCGGCCCAGATCATCGACGGCCAGGTCATCGGCGTCGCGATCCGCATGGCTCCCACATGCATCGCCTACTTCGCGTTCATGCTCCTGTTCGGCGCGGTGCCGCTCGGCACGGGCTTCCTCGCGATCGGCGCCGCCGTCCTCACGGGCATGGCGATCGGCGTGATGCTCATGGCCTACGTCGCGACCCTCACGCAGGACAGCGGGCAGATCGCGATGGTCATGCGCTTCGTCATCACGCCGCTCTCCCTGTTCTCGGGCACGTTCTTCCCGCTCACGCAGTTCCCCGTCTGGCTGCAGTGGATCGGCTGGATCTCGCCGCTCTGGCACGGCACCGAGCTCGGCCGGGTCGCGACCTACGGCATGCAGGAGCCGCTCTGGCTCACGGTCGTCCACGTCGCCTACCTGCTGCTCTGGCTCGCGGTCGGCTGGACGCTGTCGCGCCGCGTCGCGACGAGGAGGCTGCGCGCATGA